In Dehalococcoidales bacterium, the following are encoded in one genomic region:
- the uvrC gene encoding excinuclease ABC subunit UvrC, giving the protein MASSLVNEQLKQLPSGPGVYLMRDAEGNILYVGKGANLQNRVRSYFGSGQKLSPKLQRLVARVHDLDFFVTTSEQEALILELNLIKRHHPHYNVRLKDDKAFPYLNIDLTEDCPRVCVTRRLEENGGRYFGPFASARSVRQTLKVLRGIFLFRSCSRTITGNDRQPCLDYHINHCLGPCIGAVSKQEYDDVIKQVILFLEGKQGTVVRKLEGQMRRAAEALDFEKAALLRDQIQAMRRVVEGQRIAATVRGEQDVIAFAQDRDQACAQVFFIRGGKLIGRESFVLQGTQHEAPPQIMTDFVKQFYGSSPYVPPLLLLQHPVEDMAVVRDWLQSRRGARVDIQVPGRGNRKQLVQIVAENARQELEQLKIKKLASPKVLEAALAEVQEELRLPRLPARMEGYDISNIQGTDAVGSMVVFEGGKPKPALYRRFRIKMVPGANDYAMLQEVISRRFRRLKSRDAAAPDAWAGLPDLILIDGGKGQLNAALAALEEAGAGDVPAAGLAKENEEIFLPREKAPVVLPRSSPGLQLLQRLRDEAHRFALSYHQKVRKKGTFVSVLDTVPGIGARRKRSLLRHFGSVQAIREATVEEIARVKGITASLAKRIKGYLG; this is encoded by the coding sequence TTGGCCAGCAGTTTGGTAAACGAACAGCTAAAACAGCTACCCTCCGGCCCGGGTGTCTACCTGATGAGGGACGCCGAGGGTAATATCCTCTACGTGGGTAAAGGGGCCAATCTCCAGAACCGGGTCAGGTCATATTTCGGCAGCGGGCAAAAGCTGTCGCCGAAGCTGCAACGGTTGGTGGCGCGGGTCCATGACCTTGATTTCTTTGTTACCACATCGGAGCAGGAAGCTCTTATCCTCGAGTTAAATCTGATAAAGAGGCACCATCCCCATTATAACGTCCGTCTTAAGGATGATAAGGCCTTTCCTTACCTCAATATTGACCTCACTGAAGATTGCCCCCGGGTGTGTGTTACCCGCCGTCTGGAAGAGAACGGAGGGCGGTATTTCGGCCCTTTTGCCAGTGCCCGGTCAGTACGGCAAACGCTCAAGGTGTTGCGGGGGATCTTCCTGTTCCGCTCCTGCTCCCGGACAATCACCGGTAATGACCGGCAACCCTGCCTTGACTATCACATCAACCACTGCCTGGGGCCCTGTATCGGGGCGGTCAGCAAGCAGGAATATGATGATGTCATCAAGCAGGTGATCCTGTTTCTGGAAGGAAAACAGGGAACGGTGGTGCGGAAACTGGAGGGCCAGATGAGAAGGGCCGCTGAAGCCCTGGATTTTGAGAAGGCGGCGCTGCTCAGAGACCAGATACAGGCGATGCGCCGGGTCGTCGAAGGGCAGAGAATCGCCGCCACGGTCAGGGGCGAGCAGGATGTTATTGCCTTCGCCCAGGATAGAGACCAGGCCTGTGCTCAGGTCTTCTTTATCCGGGGTGGCAAGCTGATTGGCCGGGAAAGCTTTGTCCTGCAGGGCACTCAGCATGAAGCGCCGCCGCAAATCATGACTGACTTCGTGAAACAGTTTTACGGTTCCAGCCCTTACGTTCCGCCGCTCTTACTGCTCCAGCATCCGGTGGAGGATATGGCCGTGGTCCGGGACTGGCTGCAAAGCCGGAGAGGGGCCAGGGTTGATATCCAGGTGCCGGGCCGGGGTAACCGGAAACAGCTGGTGCAGATTGTTGCCGAAAACGCTCGCCAGGAACTGGAACAGCTCAAGATTAAGAAGCTGGCATCTCCTAAAGTGCTGGAGGCGGCTCTGGCGGAAGTACAGGAAGAGTTGCGGCTGCCGCGCCTGCCTGCCCGCATGGAAGGCTATGATATCTCTAATATCCAGGGAACGGACGCGGTGGGCAGTATGGTGGTCTTCGAGGGAGGTAAGCCGAAGCCAGCCCTTTACCGGCGCTTCCGTATTAAGATGGTGCCCGGAGCCAATGACTATGCCATGCTTCAGGAGGTCATCAGCCGTCGCTTCCGGCGTCTTAAAAGCCGGGATGCCGCCGCGCCGGATGCCTGGGCAGGACTGCCCGACCTTATCCTCATTGACGGGGGCAAAGGGCAACTGAATGCGGCGCTGGCGGCGCTGGAGGAAGCCGGGGCCGGGGACGTCCCTGCCGCCGGTTTAGCCAAGGAAAATGAGGAGATTTTTCTCCCCCGGGAGAAAGCGCCGGTTGTTCTACCCCGCAGTTCGCCGGGACTTCAGCTACTGCAGCGTCTGCGGGACGAGGCGCACCGCTTTGCCCTCAGCTATCATCAGAAAGTGCGTAAGAAGGGGACTTTTGTTTCCGTGCTTGATACTGTCCCCGGTATCGGCGCCAGGCGCAAGCGGTCTTTACTGAGGCACTTTGGCTCGGTGCAGGCCATTAGAGAAGCCACTGTGGAAGAAATAGCCCGGGTCAAGGGTATTACCGCCAGCCTGGCGAAGAGAATAAAGGGTTATCTTGGGTAG
- the rho gene encoding transcription termination factor Rho, whose product MDMNQLESKSKDELIELAKEMDITNHSGLKKQDIIMRLLQAYTEQEGNTFCSGILEIMSDGYGFLRNGTLLPSATDIYVSQSQIRRFGLRNGDMVAGQGRPARAGEKYFSLLRVEAVNDLNPELAKGRPHFGALTPTFPDRLIDLETPANDIAARLINLIAPIGRGQRGLIVSPPKAGKTMLLKSIANCTSNNYTDIHLLVCLVGERPEEVTDMKRSVRGEVIAATFDEPVENQTRVAELALDRAKRMVESGKDVFILLDGITRLTRAYNLAMPSSGRTLSGGIDPAALYPAKHFFGAARNTAEGGSLTILATCLVDTGSRMDDLIYEEFKGTGNMEVHLDRRLAERRTFPAIDIQRSGTRREELLLGEETLKQVWLLRRMASMISSDSANLAEATERIIDRLRKTKTNAEFLANLIRET is encoded by the coding sequence ATGGATATGAATCAACTGGAAAGTAAATCCAAGGACGAGCTGATTGAGCTGGCCAAAGAGATGGATATCACCAACCATTCCGGTCTCAAGAAGCAGGACATCATTATGCGTCTGCTCCAGGCGTACACGGAACAGGAAGGGAACACCTTCTGCAGCGGTATCCTGGAGATAATGAGTGACGGCTATGGTTTCCTGAGGAATGGTACTCTGCTGCCCAGCGCCACTGATATTTACGTTTCCCAGTCCCAGATCCGGCGTTTCGGCCTGCGCAACGGTGATATGGTCGCCGGTCAGGGCAGGCCTGCCAGGGCGGGAGAGAAGTATTTCAGCCTGCTGCGGGTAGAAGCCGTTAATGACCTGAACCCGGAGCTGGCCAAGGGCCGTCCCCATTTCGGGGCGCTCACGCCCACCTTTCCCGACAGGCTCATCGACCTGGAAACCCCGGCTAATGATATCGCCGCCCGTTTGATTAACCTTATTGCGCCTATCGGCCGGGGGCAGCGGGGTCTGATCGTCTCTCCGCCGAAAGCCGGCAAGACGATGCTACTCAAGTCTATCGCCAACTGTACCAGCAACAACTATACTGATATTCACCTGCTGGTATGTCTGGTCGGGGAAAGACCGGAAGAGGTTACGGACATGAAACGCTCCGTCAGGGGCGAGGTAATCGCCGCTACCTTTGATGAGCCGGTGGAGAACCAGACCCGTGTCGCCGAGCTGGCCCTGGACAGGGCTAAACGCATGGTGGAGAGCGGCAAGGACGTGTTTATTCTGCTTGATGGCATTACCCGTCTCACCAGGGCCTATAATCTGGCCATGCCTTCCAGCGGGCGTACCCTGTCCGGAGGCATTGACCCGGCGGCTCTCTACCCGGCCAAGCACTTCTTTGGCGCTGCCCGTAACACCGCTGAGGGCGGTAGTCTGACCATTCTTGCCACCTGTCTGGTTGATACCGGCAGCCGCATGGATGACCTGATTTACGAAGAGTTCAAGGGCACGGGTAATATGGAGGTGCATCTTGACCGCCGGCTGGCGGAACGGCGGACCTTCCCGGCGATAGATATTCAGCGCAGCGGTACCCGGCGTGAGGAGCTCCTCCTCGGCGAGGAAACCTTGAAGCAGGTATGGCTGCTCCGGCGCATGGCATCCATGATTTCCTCTGACTCGGCTAACCTCGCTGAAGCCACGGAACGGATTATTGACCGTTTGAGAAAGACAAAAACCAACGCCGAGTTCCTGGCCAACCTCATCCGGGAAACCTAG
- the fsa gene encoding fructose-6-phosphate aldolase — MRIFLDTANLDQIKRAVKLGVISGVTTNPSLVSQAGIKDYEAAIKEICAVDCGPISAEVLVEGVKPMIEQARQIARWAPNIIIKIPATADGLEVTSVLAGEGIKVNFTLCFSLNQALLGARAGAAYVSPFVGRLDDIGSDGMKLVGDIVDVFGKYDDLKTEVIAASIRHPEHCIAAAKVGAHIATVPYNVLMQMIRHPLTDIGISRFLADGQSVARG; from the coding sequence ATGCGTATTTTCCTGGATACAGCTAATCTTGACCAGATAAAACGGGCGGTCAAGCTGGGTGTTATCAGCGGCGTTACTACCAATCCCAGCCTGGTCTCCCAGGCTGGGATCAAAGACTATGAAGCTGCCATCAAAGAGATTTGCGCGGTTGACTGCGGGCCGATTTCCGCCGAGGTGCTGGTTGAAGGGGTCAAGCCGATGATTGAACAGGCACGTCAAATCGCGCGCTGGGCGCCCAATATCATCATTAAGATCCCGGCTACGGCTGACGGTCTGGAAGTGACCTCGGTCCTGGCGGGAGAAGGCATCAAGGTGAACTTCACCCTCTGTTTCTCATTGAATCAGGCCCTGCTGGGAGCGCGGGCCGGCGCCGCCTATGTCAGCCCCTTTGTCGGCCGACTGGATGATATCGGCAGTGACGGCATGAAACTGGTCGGGGATATCGTTGACGTCTTTGGTAAGTATGATGACTTGAAAACCGAGGTGATCGCCGCCAGTATCCGGCACCCTGAGCACTGTATCGCGGCCGCTAAGGTCGGGGCTCACATTGCTACCGTTCCCTATAATGTGCTGATGCAGATGATACGCCACCCGCTGACTGATATCGGGATCAGCCGTTTTCTGGCGGACGGGCAGAGCGTGGCGCGCGGATAG
- a CDS encoding CTP synthase — translation MAKYIFVTGGVVSSVGKGITVGSIGTILKSRQITVSVQKLDPYLNVDPGTMSPYQHGEVFVTRDGAETDLDLGNYERFIDIELTSDSNITSGQIYSAVIAKERRGDFLGGTIQVVPHVTTEIKDRFKKLAEQSGAEVVIIEVGGTVGDIEGQPFLEAIRQMRNDVGRHNVLYIHVTLLPYLATTQELKTKPTQHSVNELRRIGIQPDIIICRSDHPIPEALRDKISRFCDVERQGVIPLPTVDTIYEVPLVLEEEGLGQLITDKLELEARRSDLSEWRKLVASLKRPREPVNIALVGKYVDLKDSYYSVREALQHAALHHNRDVNLIWVSSEDLEKEGGEALLRSAQGIVVPGGFGIRGIEGMIEAARYARENKIPYLGLCLGMQVMVIEFARHALNSPEANSTEFNEATPHPVIDLLPGQKKTQDKGSTMRLGDYPCQLVEGTLVSKAYGRNLIQERHRHRYEFNNRFRDQLEKAGMVCSGLSPDGNLVEFCELTGHPWMVSCQCHPEFTSRPGRAHPLFRDFIGVARDVLREGAQPSLPFST, via the coding sequence ATGGCGAAATACATCTTTGTTACCGGTGGCGTAGTCAGTTCAGTTGGTAAGGGTATCACTGTCGGTTCAATTGGTACCATTCTGAAGAGTCGCCAGATTACCGTCTCCGTGCAGAAGCTGGACCCCTATCTTAATGTTGATCCCGGAACAATGTCCCCCTACCAGCATGGCGAGGTGTTTGTTACCAGGGATGGCGCCGAGACTGACCTTGACCTGGGCAACTACGAACGCTTCATTGACATTGAGTTGACCAGTGATTCTAATATTACCTCGGGGCAGATATACAGCGCCGTTATCGCCAAGGAGCGGCGGGGTGATTTTCTCGGGGGCACCATTCAGGTGGTGCCTCATGTTACTACGGAGATAAAGGACCGCTTTAAAAAGCTGGCTGAACAGTCCGGGGCGGAGGTGGTTATCATCGAGGTGGGCGGTACTGTCGGCGATATTGAGGGACAGCCCTTCCTGGAAGCTATCAGGCAGATGAGAAATGACGTCGGGCGGCACAATGTGCTCTATATCCATGTCACGCTGTTGCCCTATCTGGCGACGACCCAGGAGCTGAAGACCAAGCCTACTCAGCACAGCGTCAATGAGTTGCGCCGTATCGGTATCCAGCCTGATATTATCATCTGCCGTAGTGACCACCCTATTCCGGAGGCGCTAAGGGACAAGATATCCCGCTTTTGTGACGTCGAGCGTCAGGGGGTTATTCCCCTGCCCACAGTGGACACCATCTATGAAGTACCGCTGGTACTGGAAGAAGAAGGACTGGGACAGCTGATTACGGACAAGCTCGAACTTGAAGCGCGCCGCAGTGACCTGAGCGAGTGGCGGAAACTGGTGGCATCTCTCAAAAGGCCCCGTGAGCCGGTTAACATCGCCCTGGTCGGCAAATATGTGGACTTAAAGGACTCTTATTATTCGGTACGTGAAGCCTTGCAGCACGCCGCCCTCCACCATAACCGGGACGTTAATCTCATCTGGGTCTCATCGGAGGATTTGGAGAAGGAGGGTGGAGAGGCTTTGCTGCGTTCCGCCCAGGGCATCGTTGTTCCCGGCGGTTTCGGTATCAGGGGGATTGAAGGCATGATAGAAGCCGCCCGCTATGCCCGGGAGAATAAAATCCCCTACCTTGGATTATGCCTGGGGATGCAGGTCATGGTGATTGAATTTGCCCGCCATGCCCTGAACTCCCCCGAGGCAAACTCTACCGAGTTTAATGAAGCTACTCCTCATCCGGTTATTGACCTGCTTCCCGGTCAGAAAAAGACGCAGGACAAGGGCAGTACCATGCGCCTGGGTGATTACCCCTGTCAACTGGTTGAAGGTACTCTGGTGTCCAAGGCTTACGGACGGAACCTGATTCAGGAACGTCACCGGCACCGCTACGAGTTTAACAACCGCTTCCGCGACCAGCTCGAAAAGGCGGGAATGGTCTGCAGTGGCCTGTCCCCTGACGGTAATCTGGTGGAGTTCTGTGAGCTGACCGGCCACCCCTGGATGGTCAGTTGCCAGTGCCACCCCGAATTTACCTCCCGTCCCGGCCGTGCCCATCCCCTCTTCCGAGACTTTATCGGAGTTGCCAGGGACGTACTGCGGGAAGGGGCACAGCCATCGCTGCCCTTTTCGACTTAA
- a CDS encoding methytransferase partner Trm112, producing the protein MKRELVDILACPVCKGELELSVAEEDEEEVVSGSLYCPKCRTRYPITDTIPNLLPPERTDSS; encoded by the coding sequence ATGAAACGGGAACTTGTGGATATTTTAGCCTGTCCGGTATGCAAGGGGGAGCTGGAACTGAGCGTGGCAGAGGAGGATGAAGAGGAAGTAGTCAGCGGCTCTCTTTACTGCCCGAAGTGCCGGACACGCTATCCTATTACGGATACCATCCCCAACCTGCTGCCCCCGGAGCGTACAGATTCGTCCTGA
- the queD gene encoding 6-carboxytetrahydropterin synthase QueD has protein sequence MYRVSVEDHFDAAHFLRGYQGKCEALHGHRYKVVVQVTAAGVDDIGLAYDFTVLKQHLSGILSRFDHACLNDVPPFDKINPSSENIAATIYKELEPGLAGDGASLSAVEVWESPESWVTYTPDC, from the coding sequence ATGTACCGGGTATCCGTAGAAGACCATTTTGACGCCGCCCATTTCCTGAGGGGCTACCAGGGGAAGTGTGAGGCGCTGCACGGGCACCGTTACAAGGTGGTGGTACAGGTAACCGCAGCCGGTGTTGATGATATTGGACTGGCTTATGACTTCACGGTGCTGAAGCAGCATCTGTCCGGTATCCTGTCCCGCTTTGACCATGCCTGTCTCAATGACGTGCCTCCCTTTGATAAGATAAACCCGTCATCGGAAAATATCGCGGCCACCATCTATAAGGAGCTTGAACCGGGGCTGGCGGGAGACGGGGCTTCTCTCTCCGCGGTGGAGGTATGGGAATCACCCGAGAGCTGGGTGACCTATACCCCGGACTGCTAG